One window of the Lytechinus pictus isolate F3 Inbred chromosome 5, Lp3.0, whole genome shotgun sequence genome contains the following:
- the LOC129260201 gene encoding uncharacterized protein LOC129260201 encodes MEFSHQRHNPSNVGSVLIEPPSNLSPTSIRSPRKTTRFHGGRCMTSSTQTMDWPLTYDELDDSFGMSVKDIEYLDSDESSSSDSPDSEGTATSAVSALDAKTRVSRPKTLDLRREVLVYRTTGPTVPREHLKLRSTKSLEPTPTGRDSCKINGAIKYKEEPPSGRMTATGAESSPALVTNSTALQLPKPKQKLRAVRSLDTTLLHKTDNSDLGNDSDHSAKASGDSYSPSPSTKRRFPYLQKLAASMRVGGHHHHQHHHSSSSTGSSPSPICESPDGGVFDDSPFSPSSPSHLTSKSSTDSLTSPSSPSVMHRMKLPGSPSQKLNPRKLWRGKGHHQHHHGKLQAGPVLTNSFWAPVVSTLFTNIVNVHAW; translated from the coding sequence ATGGAATTTAGTCACCAGCGACATAACCCCAGCAATGTCGGTAGTGTATTGATCGAACCTCCAAGCAACCTCTCTCCCACGTCGATCCGCAGTCCTCGAAAGACGACACGATTTCACGGTGGGCGATGTATGACGTCGAGCACGCAAACCATGGATTGGCCACTGACCTACGATGAGTTAGATGACTCTTTCGGCATGTCCGTCAAAGATATAGAATATCTGGACTCGGACGAGAGTTCGTCGTCGGATTCGCCCGACAGCGAAGGCACGGCGACGTCCGCTGTATCGGCACTTGACGCGAAAACTCGTGTCTCGAGACCGAAGACGTTGGACCTTCGCCGAGAAGTACTGGTGTATCGCACAACCGGTCCAACTGTCCCAAGGGAGCACCTGAAGTTAAGGTCTACCAAAAGCCTAGAACCTACCCCAACAGGGCGAGATTCCTGTAAGATAAATGGAGCTATTAAATATAAGGAGGAACCCCCTTCAGGCCGAATGACCGCAACGGGGGCTGAATCTAGTCCAGCTTTGGTCACGAATTCGACGGCTCTGCAGCTTCCAAAACCCAAGCAAAAGCTACGAGCTGTGCGGTCACTGGATACCACACTCCTGCACAAAACTGACAACAGCGACCTGGGAAATGACTCCGACCATTCCGCCAAAGCTTCAGGGGATTCCTACAGTCCATCCCCTTCGACAAAGCGTCGATTTCCTTACCTTCAGAAGCTCGCCGCCAGCATGCGAGTTGGTGGGCATCACCACCATCAGCATCACCACAGCAGTAGCTCCACGGGGAGTTCACCGAGTCCCATCTGCGAGAGTCCCGATGGAGGTGTCTTTGACGACAGTCCCTTCTCCCCTTCCTCACCAAGTCACCTAACCTCTAAATCATCCACTGATAGTCTCACGTCCCCTTCTTCTCCTTCAGTAATGCACCGGATGAAGCTCCCCGGCTCGCCCAGTCAGAAACTCAACCCTAGGAAGCTATGGCGTGGCAAGGGacatcaccaacaccatcacgGCAAGCTCCAGGCTGGGCCTGTTCTCACCAATTCTTTCTGGGCCCCTGTGGTGAGTACCCTCTTCACGAATATCGTAAATGTGCATGCATGGTGA